The following is a genomic window from Saprospiraceae bacterium.
TATTCATTTTTACAATGGTTTATTGTTATTTTTAATAATAAGGTTACAATCGCTCTTCTTTGAGTTTTTCTTTGATTTTTGCAATTTGTTTGTCCATACCGGTGACTTTGTCTATGCTCAAAACGAATGCAATGCCTCGACCAGGATCTGTTAGTCTGCATTCTGTACACAACGCATCAAGAATCTTGTTGACACTATGTTCTTCTACGACAAACAAGACAACATCGGTTTTGTCATCCAGTACAATACCAAAAATCCTTGCTTCTGTAAGTCCGGACCCTCTTGCAGGAATGATGACATCACCGGTAGCTCCTGCACTTTTGGCAGCTTTCACTACATCATTAGTCAGTTCAGGCCTCACCAGTGACATGATTAATTTAAACTTCATGGCTTTTATTCTTTTTATTTACTTTAATGATTAATTCTATGATCGTAGCATATCCTAGCACTGTGATGATTGGAAATAAACAAGCAAAAGCGATTAAACCAAATCCATCCAATGCGGGGTTTCTCCCAGGCACAGTACTTGACAAACCTATACCTAAAGCAGCAACTATTGGTACAGTTACGGTAGATGTAGTCACCCCTCCCACATCGTAAGCCAATGATACTAATTCTTTTGGGGCAAAAATAGTCAGAATTATGACTAAAAAATAACATGCAATAATAAAGTAATGAATAGGAATGCCTGATACAATTCTAAAAGTACCCAGTGCGAGTGCAATAGAAACACCAAAGGCCACTGTTAATCTCAATCCCCATTGATTGATACTACCACCTGAAACTTGATTAGCCTTGATTGAAACTGCAATTAGCGATGGTTCAGCAATAGTGGTAGCAAA
Proteins encoded in this region:
- a CDS encoding P-II family nitrogen regulator gives rise to the protein MKFKLIMSLVRPELTNDVVKAAKSAGATGDVIIPARGSGLTEARIFGIVLDDKTDVVLFVVEEHSVNKILDALCTECRLTDPGRGIAFVLSIDKVTGMDKQIAKIKEKLKEERL
- a CDS encoding DUF1538 domain-containing protein, encoding MIKIFFDFGNVFYNTITDVAPVVILIGLFQYVILKQSIPNLRKVIIGIIFVILGLTLFLMGLEKALFPIGNIMAEQLSSREFIVASYGDVTSWKAYYWVYIFAALMGFATTIAEPSLIAVSIKANQVSGGSINQWGLRLTVAFGVSIALALGTFRIVSGIPIHYFIIACYFLVIILTIFAPKELVSLAYDVGGVTTSTVTVPIVAALGIGLSSTVPGRNPALDGFGLIAFACLFPIITVLGYATIIELIIKVNKKNKSHEV